The stretch of DNA TTGATGATTTAGCTCTGCTATAATCTTTAAATTTGGGTTGTTTTCAATAACTCTTTTTAATGTTTGATAGGTTGTATCAAAATCTTGATGGCTTGTTTTTGAGATAATTCCTGTTTTAGTCATAAATAATAATACTTTTTATTTTCTATTGACTTTGTCTCCAAAAACTACATTAACCTACAATGTTGACAATCTTTCCAGGAACTACAATCACTTTTTTAGGTTCTCGTCCTTGTAATTGTTCTTTTGTTTTTTCGTGCTCTAAAACTGTTTTTTCAATAGCGTCTTTACTCATGTCTAATGGCAACTCTAGTGTAAAACGCATTTTTCCATTAAATGAAATTGGGTAATTTTTACTACTCTCTACCAAATGGCTGCCGTCAAATTTTGGAAAGCTTGCTGTTGATATAGATTCATTATGCCCTAATTGACTCCATAACTCCTCTGCAATGTGCGGTGCGTAAGGTGATATTAAAATCAATAGTGGTTCAAGTATGTCCTTACTGGTGCATTTTTGAGATGTCAATTCATTAATAGCTATCATAAAAGTAGACACCGATGTATTAAACGAAAAATTCTCGATATCCTCTTCTACTTTTTTGATAGTTTTGTGGAGGGTTTTGAGAGCATCCCTAGCAGCCCCATCCGACTTCCCCAAAGGGGAAGAGTCAACGTAAAAAGTTTCGTTTTCTCCTTGATGGTATAGTCTCCACAGTTTTTTAAGGAATGAGTGTACACCTGTGATACCTGCTGTATTCCATGGCTTGTATTGTTCTAAAGGTCCTAGGAACATTTCATAAAGGCGTAGGCTGTCTGCACCATATTGTTCGCAAATGTTATCTGGGTTGACGACATTGTATTTAGACTTGGACATTTTTTCAACGTCGCGACCTACTTTGTAAATATCATTATTCTCTTGAATTATTTCTCCTTTTTCTCCTATGAATATAGCGTCTTTAAATTCTTCCCTCCAATTTTTAAAAGCTTCTATATCTAATTCATCTGAAGCATTTACAAAAGATACATCTGAATGTACGGGAGTAAATCGAAATGCATGGTACATATCAGCTATTGACATATCTTTATTTCCTTCGTCAATAAAATCAACTAAACCCTTTCTAATTACTTCTTCAAAGTTTTGATTAAAATATGTTTGCAAATCTTCTTTCTCAATAGTATCATATTTTGATTTAGAAATAAAAACAGGTTTAACCATCAAACCAAATTTAAGATCGTCATCATTCTTAAAACTATCTAACAAAGTACTACTTGGTTCATATTCGAGTCTATAAACAAAAGCGCTTGTCCCTAAAATCATCCCTTGGTTAATTAGTTTTTTTGCAAACTCATCATAAGGTACAAACCCTTTATCAAACATAAATTTTTGCCAAAAACGCGAATATAATAAGTGTCCTGTGGCATGTTCGCTTCCACCTATGTATAGATCTACTTGTTGCCAATAATCAATGGCTTCTTTAGAGAAAATAGCATCCTCGTTATGTGGATCCATATAACGATTAAAATACTGTGAACTTCCTGCCCAACCTGGCATGGTATTAAGTTCAAGAGGATAGATGCCGTTATCTTGAGACCCTTCGACTGCGCTCAGGGTGACAAGGTCATTACTTACTACTTGATTCGTATTTGTGTCCCAAGCCCAAATAGTGGCGTTCCCTAATGGTGGTTCACCTGTTTCGGTTGGTAAATATTTCTCAACTTCTGGCAACTTGATTGGCAAATGTTCTTTAGCAATCATTTGCGGCATGCCATTCACATAATATACCGGGAATGGTTCTCCCCAATAACGTTGTCTGCTAAATACGGCATCGCGCAATCTGTAATTGGTTTTTCCCTGACCTTGTTCCAATTGTTCTAACTCAAAAATAACACGTTTGGTAGCTTTCTTAGAGTTCATTCCGTTTAAGAAATCGCTATTGGCTATGATGGTTTTCTCTTTATCAGCAAAGGCTTCTTCAGAAATATCAACTCCTTCAAAAATATTAGGGATAGGTATATTAAAATGTTTTGCAAAATCATAATCGCGTTGATCACCACATGGTACCGACATCACCGCACCAGTACCATAACCAGCTAACACATAATCACCAATCCAAATAGGGATAGGCTCTTTTGTAAATGGGTGTTCCGCATAAGCGCCTGTAAATGCTCCTGAAATGGTTTTTACGTCTGCCATTCTATCACGTTCACTACGTTTTGCAGTTGCTAAGATATAAGCTTCAACTTCTTCCTTTTGTTCTGATGTTGTTATTTGTGATACTAGTTCGTGTTCTGGTGCTAGGGTCATGAACGAGGCTCCGAAAATGGTATCTGGTCTTGTTGTGAAAACGTCTATATTTTTTTCAAAATTTTTGCCTTCGGCTAAAATTTTGAAAGAGACCGAAGCTCCAACCGACTTTCCAATCCAATTACGCTGGCTTTCTTTTAAAGAATCCGTCCAATCTATGGTATCTAGTCCTTGAAGCAAACGTTCTGCATAAGCAGAAATACGCATACTCCATTGAGTCATTTTTTTACGAATTACAGGATGTCCGCCACGTTCAGACACGCCATTTACAATTTCGTCGTTTGCTAAAACAGTACCCAAAGCCGGGCACCAGTTTACTTCAGTTTCTGCTAAATATGTTAATCTATATTGTAATAATATTTTTTGTTGTTTTTCAGATGAAAACCCATGCCATTCATCCGCAGAAAATGTTTCAATGTCATCATCACAAACCGCATTCACATTTGTATTTCCTTCTGTTTCGAAAATGCTTACTAAACCTGAAATATCTTCAGCTTTGCAAGTAACATTATTATACCAGGATTCGAATAATTGAATAAAAATCCATTGCGTCCATTTGTAATAACTCGGATCCGATGTTCTAACCTCACGAGACCAATCGAACGAAAAACCTATTTGGTCTAACTGTCGACGATACGTTTTTATATTTTCAGCGGTCGTTATAGCAGGATGTTGTCCAGTTTGAATGGCATATTGTTCTGCTGGCAAACCAAAACTATCATATCCTTGAGGATGCAATACATTGAAGCCTTTATGACGTTTATAGCGTGCATAAATATCTGAAGCAATATACCCTAATGGATGTCCAACATGCAAACCCGCACCACTTGGGTAAGGAAACATATCTAATACATAGTATTTTGGTTTTTCACTATTATTAACAGCTTTAAACGTTTGGTTCTTTGCCCAATACTTTTGCCATTTGGCTTCAATTTCGTTGAAATTATATTTCATCTTAAATTTTCATATCTGAATGCCATTGCGAACAAAGTGAAGCAATCTGTTTCATTTCATGAGATTACCACGTCGCTTCGCTCCTCGTAATGACGAATTTGAAGTCGCAAATTTACGTTTTAAATAGAAAACGGTAAAGAGATTACTTTATTAATACATTTGATTATGTTACTAAATATATGTTTGTAGAATAAATAGAATTACTTTTGATCCCTAATTATTTTAATCAACTAAAAATTGTCCATTAAAAATATATATAAAGCACACTTAGCACTCCTTGGAGCTAATATTATTTATGGTGTAAACTACATTATTGCCAAAGGCATTATGCCTAATAAAATAGGGCCTTCGGCTTTTGTTTTTATTCGTCTTTTTTGTGCTTCTATTCTCTTTTGGGTCATTAAACTATTATTTATTAAAGAAAAGGTTGAACGTAAACATATGCCTCGCATCATTTTATGTGGATTATTGGGTGCTGCTGCAAATCAGTTACTATTTTTTAGTGGTTTAAACCTGACCTCTCCAATCGATGCTTCTATTATTATGACTTCTACACCTGTATTAGTTTTAATTTTTAGTTTCATTCTTCTAAAGGAAAAAGTGACTTCAAACAAACTGTTAGGGAGTTTTATTGCAGGTATTGGAGCTATTACGCTTATCATATATGGAAATAATGCTGGTGGAACCAGCACTTTTCTTGGAAACCTATTCATCTTTTTAAATGCCTCTAGTTATGGTCTCTATTTGGTCATTTTAAAACCACTCATGAAACAATATCATGCTATTACTTTAATAAGTTGGGTATTCTTATTTGGGTTTGTTTTTATGCTTCCTTTTGGGCTCCCAGATTTTATATTGACAGATTTCACTGCTTTTGATTTGAATACCTATTTGGTTATTGGATTTGTAGTGATTTTTACCACGTTTTTCGCATACTTATTTAATATCTATGCACTTAACTATGTATCACCTTCTGTGAATAGTAGTTATATTTATTTACAACCAGCAATAAGTTTTATTATGGTAAGTATTTACGCTTATATTTTAATGCAAGACCAATACAATAAAGATATTAGTCTTATAAAAATATTAAGCTGTTTAATGGTAGTTGCTGGTGTATATCTAATTAGTAAAACGTCAAAAAAACGGACCTAAACTCAAAACACGAAACAACATTGTTGATATGTTTTAGTTTATATTCATATATAATTTTAAAATTATTAGATTAGTTTATAAAGAGTACGTCATAGGAAAGACATTTTATTTGAAATAAAAAGACTTAAATCTTTTGAAGTTTCTTTTCATATACTTTATTATTTTTACGACATCAATCCATTACTTTATGAGTTCATCATTTGAAAAACATCAAAAACGCAGACTTATCTCATCTTACTTCTCAGTCGTATTAAGTATTGCCTTGGTGTTGTTTTTATTGGGCTTATTAGGGATGCTCATTCTGAATGCTAAAAAGGTATCTGATCATTTTAAAGAGCAGGTGGTTGTAACCATCTATTTAAAAGATTCTGCCAAAGAAGTTGAAACGAAACAGCTTGAAAAAAGTTTAGCAATGGCAGATTACGTAAAATCTACCGAATATGTATCTAAAGATCAAGCTGCCGAATTTATGAAAGCTGAAAATGGAGAAGATTTTATGGATTTTGTTGGCTATAACCCGTTACAAAATTCAATCGATGTGCATTTGAAAGCTGATTTTGTGACTTCTGAGCATTTAGAAAAAATTTCCGCGGAAGCGTTGAACAAAAACTTTGTTGACGAGGTTAACTATGATAATGACTTAGTTAATTTGATGAATGACAATGTAAAAAAGATTAGTTTTTGGGTGCTCATTATAAGTGCTATTTTTACCTTAATTGCTGTTTTACTTATTAATAGTTCCATAAGATTAGCCGTTTATTCTAAACGTTTTACTATTAAAACCATGCAAATGGTTGGCGCTACAAAGCAATTTATTAGACTCCCCTTCATTTGGAAAAGTGTTCGTTTGGGAATGATTGGGGCTGTTCTGGCATTAATAGGCATGGCCATTGTTTTATATTATCTTAATAAAACATTTTTAGAACTAGAGTTATTGAGTAATCCTATTTTAATGGCGCTCTTATTTGTTTTTGTTTTTGCTTTAGGCATAATTATTACATGGATAAGCACTCATTTTGCAACACAGCGTTTTTTGAATCTCAAAACGGATCAGCTGTATTGATAATTAAATTTAGATTCTCTTAACGCAAAAGTTTTAAATAAAACTGTTACTTTGCACTTATACTCAAATTGGTATTAACAAAAGTTCTAAATGGTGGTGCAACCTCCGAATATATTTCGCAAATGACCATTAAAGAGGATATTATTTATACTAAATTTAATTAGCTATGGGAGAAAAAAAACGAAAAGAAGAAGCTAAAAGCATATTTGTTTTTGGAAAGAAAAACTATAAATTTATGTTTATTGGTTTAGCGTGTATCGCTTTAGGCTTTATTTTAATGTCTGGCGGCGGTAGTGACGATCCTAATGTTTTTAATCCTGAAATCTTTCACTGGAGACGTATAAGACTTGCTCCTGCTATTATTTTAATTGGGTTTGGTATTGAAATTTATGCTATTTTATTAAATCCTGATAAATAAAATTTAAAACTTTCTAAGTTTAGCTATTTCTATTTTAATATTTTTGCGCCCATGGATATAATCGATGCAATTATTTTAGGTATTATTCAAGGGCTTACTGAGTTTTTACCTGTATCATCAAGCGGCCATTTAGAGCTTGGGAAAGCCATTCTTGGAGACAACTCAATTCCTGAAGAAAGTTTGCTATTTACAGTGGTGCTTCACTTTGCTACTGCTTTAAGTACTATTGTTGTTTTTAGAAAAGATATTTTAGATCTTATTAAGGGTATTCTAAAATTTGAATGGAATGAAGATTTACAATTCATTTCAAAAATTATAGTGTCTATGATTCCTGCGGTTATTGTAGGGTTATTTTTTGAAGAACAATTAGAACAACTTTTTGGGGGCAATATTCTACTAGTGGGATGTATGCTGATTATTACGGCTATTTTACTTTTTTTAGCAGACAAAGCTAAAGACACAAATAAAAAAGTATCTTTTAAAAACGCCTTTATCATTGGAATTTCTCAAGCCATTGCTATGATTCCAGGAATTTCGCGCTCTGGCGCTACTATTTCAACATCCGTTTTATTAGGAAACGATAAAACAAAAGCTGCTCGTTTTTCATTCTTAATGGTTGTTCCTCTAATATTTGGTAAAATTGCTAAAGATATTTTTAGTGGAGATTTAGCTTATGATAGTGGAAATTTCACGTCACTATCTATTGGCTTTATTGCTGCTTTTATTGCTGGATTATTTGCTTGTACTTGGATGATTTCTTTGGTAAAAAAGAGTAAGCTAAGTTATTTTGCAATTTACTGTATCATCGTTGGTATTATTGCCATTGTATTTTCATTATTAAATTCGTAGGATGATAACGAAAGAAGGCTATCTTTCTGGACAAATCTTGTTAATAGACAAGCCTTTAAACTGGACTTCCTTTCAAGTGGTTAATAAATTACGCTGGGAAATCCGACAAGCTTTTAACATTAAAAAAATAAAAGTAGGGCATGCTGGCACTCTTGATCCTTTAGCGACTGGGTTATTGGTTATTTGTACAGGTAAAATGACCAAACAAATTGATACATTTCAAGGACAGGTTAAAGAATACACAGGTACTATTGTTTTAGGTGGCACAACACCGTCTTATGATTTAGAAACTGAAATTAACGAAACATTCTCTACCAGTCATATTACCGAAGCATTAATTCATAAGGCAACGAAGCAATTTATTGGAGATATTCAACAATATCCGCCTATTTTTTCAGCATTAAAGAAAGATGGAAAACGATTATACGAATTTGCCAGAGCGGGTGAAACTGTTGAAATAAAACCAAGAACTGTGCATATTTCAGAATTCGAAATCACAAAAATTGATACTTCGACTGCGCTCAGTACAGGCTCAATAAATATTGATTTTAGAGTGATTTGCAGTAAAGGTACTTACATTCGTTCTTTAGCAAACGATTTTGGTAAAGCATTAAATTCCGGAGCACACTTATCTGCGCTAAGACGTACTAAAATTGGCGACTTCCATGTTGATAATTCGGTTACTATTGAAAACTTCATCAAAAACCTTAATTCGGAATAGTTGTTGATAAAAATTGTTTTATTAAATCTAAACGTTTATGAAGCAAATTTATCCTTTATTTTTTCTGCTATTTTTTTTATCTTATTTATGTCATTCACAAATACGTGAAGAAAAAACAAGTGGTTTTTTTTATAAAATATCATTGGCTACAACATTAACAATTAATGAGGACTATACTGTTAATAATGATGATGGTGAAACATTAATAAATCCAAGTGCGTTTTTTGTAAATAATACTATTGGTTATCAATTTGACAAACGCACCTCACTAGGGTTAAATTTTGAGTATGATTACCACTCACAGCAAGGACTTCACTTTTTTCCCACTTATTTAAGTCTCCAACATAATATTATCGCAGATGATAGTAATTTTTTTGTTCGAGGTGGCTACGGAAGTCTTTTAGGGGTTAGTAAGGATTTTGAAAAAGGCAATATGTACAAGCTTGGTATTGGAGTTCAAATGTTTGATGATGATTTTAGGAATTCACTTTTAATTGGGTTAGATTTCACAAGAAAACGGTTTGGATATAAAACCTTGGAAGGGTTATCTAGTGTTTCAATTTTCTTAGAATTTATGCTATTTTAAACTTTTTAGTGTATTTTGCCGTATATTACGTAAATAACTCTCAAGAATTAAACACGATTTGAACCTAACAAATCAACATAAAGCCCTATTAATTACCTTCTTGATCACAGGAACAGTGATTATGTCTGTATTTAACTTAAGCCTTAAAAAACAGGACAAATTTGCTTCAGAAAGCTATTATGAAATAGAGCCTGAAGAAGAGCTAACTGAAGAAGAAATCAAAGTATTAGAGGCTTTAGAGAAGCTAAATGCAAGTAAAGCAGAAACGAATAGCGCTTTTAACGAAACAAAAGATAATAAACATTTCGCGGAAGCTTTTAAGCCTATTGCGCCTCCCGAAGATTATGTGCCAAAATCTAATGGCGATTTAGAAAATACAGAATCTTATACTAAAAAGTATGAAGCTTCTAATGACTCTAAAGTAAATGAAGATGAATTATCATCATTTAGCAAAGTGAATGATTTATTAAAGAAGCAACAAGGAGAAGGTGCTAACACAAAAAGCACCATTAGTTTTTCACTAGTTGATAGAGAAAAAATATATATACCAATTCCTGTTTATTTATGTGAGGTTGACGGTAAAATAGTTGTGAATATTACAGTTAACGAAAACGGAAATGTAACAGATGCATATATAAATACTTCTTCAACTTCAGATAACGAATGTCTTATAGAACACGCTTTAGAGTATGCTAAAGATTCTCAATTTAGTAAAAATCCGACAAAGAAAACACAACTAGGGTCTATTACATTTTACTTTATAGGCAAACACTAGACTCCAACTCACAAAGTATATCAATTAAATCGTCTATAATATTTTGTCCCTTATTAGTGTTATACCAATGCTGTAAATCTTCTTTAAATTCAGGAGTTAACTTACCATGTTTTGCCTTAAATCTATTAACATAGTTAGTCGCCTCACTTGGTCTTGGCCCATATGTATTTAAGACATCTCCTGTGTTATTGTCTAACATGATTAATTTAGGAATAGCTTTACCTCCATTAGTTAAAAAGGCATCCATTAATTCAGGGTTTTCATCACGAAGTACCACTTTAAAATCAATATTGTCATTTAACTCAGCTACTTTATTCAGAACAGGGATTACATGTGCAGCATCACCACACCAACTTTCTGTAATTACCAACCAGGTCATAGGTTCTTTAAAAGCTCCTATTCTATTTATGGCTTCATCGGTTATCTTGATAGTTTTATCCCAACGTTTCATACGTCGATCATTAAGCTTTGTATAATTAATTAAGGCTTCTGTTTTTTCGTTTCCAGTAGTCGAATTATCTTTGGCTAATTGTTTTACCAAATCTCTATAAGCCTGATACGAAATACTTTTACCTAAACTATTTTTTATAATGATGTCCATAATCTTTTTTTAATGAATCATGCAAAATTAGCATCTTGATTTTTTAATTAAGATGATATTTGTCATACTTTTACGTTAAACCTTACTTAATATTTTATGAAACATCCATAACTAAAAGTTCGATACCCAAGGACAATGATTATATGGATGCTACATGTGACAAATAAAAAACAATAGATACAAACAACATGAAAACAAAATACAAATGCAATTGGTGTGTCGGTGATGAGTTATATGAAGTTTATCATGATGAAGAATGGGGCAAGCCTGTTTATGATGATGACACTCTTTTTGAATTTTTAATTTTAGAAACGTTTCAAGCTGGTTTAAGCTGGATTACCGTTTTACGAAAACGTGAAAATTTCAGAAAAGCATTTGATTATTTTGATTATAAAAAGATTGCTAATTACAAACAAGATAAGATTGATTTACTACTGCAAGACACAGGCATCATTAGAAATAAATTAAAAGTAAATGCTACAGTTACTAATGCACAAGCTTTTATAAAAGTTCAGGAAGCGTTTGGGAGTTTTAGCAAATACATTTGGGGCTTTGTAGATGGTAAACCTATAAAAAACAGCTATAAAACTCTAAAAGATGTTCCCGCTAATACGCCTTTAAGTGATACTATTAGTAAAGATCTGAAAAAACGAGGGTTTAAATTTGTAGGCACTACGGTTGTTTATGCTCATATGCAAGCAACGGGTATGGTAAACGATCATGTTGTGGATTGTTTTAGATATAATGAGGTATGATTCTAAAAGAGTATAAGCTTGGTGATTTATGGGTCATGCTCTTAAGTCCTCCATATCGGTAATTAACTCATCTAGTTTTCTTAAAATGCGTCCGTAAACTAAGTACAAATCCCATTTATAAATCCTTGCACCAAAAATTGCTAACAGGACTACAATTATTAACATGGCAAGTACCCAAAATACAGGTATGCCAGATATAAAATACACCTCATGGCTCCCTAATATTCTATGCATAGACTCACGGAAAGGGCTAGAAAACCAAAAGCCAGAAACCATAGCAAGAAAAACATATGGGTAAATGTATCGAGACATTTTTTTATTAATAGAAATCTGCACTTTCATCCAACTATCAAAAGATTTAAGATATTCATAACTATTTTCATTTTTATCAATGTTATTTAAACCTTTTAGTAGTTTCTTATTGACAATAACTATGACATTCAATAGAATAAACATAAGTACACCCATAACTGGAATTTTCACTAAAAATGAAGCAGGCAAAAGCACAAAAGAAAACACCACTAAGGCATTCAAGTTTATTTTGAACATTCTTTTAAATTTATCAATGATATGGATAGACTTTTGATTGTAAAGATTGTTAAGCTTTGGTGCCACCATAGCACTATCTTCTAAAAACCCTTGTTTCCAAATCGATTCAATTGATTTTTCCATCTAATAATTTTTTTAATCGTTCCTTAATTCTGTTAACTCGAACCCCAATGTTATTAGGAGTAGTTCCAATTATATCTGCAATTTCTTTATTTGGTTTTTCCTCTAGATACAATAAAATAATAGCCCTATCTAATTCAGACAATCGTTTAATAGCTGCATACAATAAATTAAGTGATTCATCCGAAAACGCAAAATTATTATCTTCTCCTACTTGATTTTGAAGTGTATAATCTGAAGCATAATGCTGGCGATTTTTTTTCTTTTTTCTAATTAACGTTAAACATATATTCAATGATAGCCTATATATCCAAGTTGACCATTGAGAATCTCCACGGAATTTATCTTTACTCCTCCAAATTTGCAAACAGACTTCTTGATAATAATCTTCAAAATCCTCTTGCGAATCAGTATATGCCCTACATATCTTTATAATTATTCCTGAATAGGGTAAAATTGATAATGTATAAAAATCGTTACTCAACTATTGTTTTTTAAGGTTAGTGCTAGAAATTAAATATTATTACACACTCACAGAGATTTTTTTAAAAATCTACCTAATAGGGCCAACTTATTTCTCTAATACATCAATCTGATTTTCAATCTTTTTAACACGTTGTCTCCAAACTTTATTCAGAAAATAGACTTGCGCTACCATCATAATAACTAAAAATACGAGACTCGTCCAAATTTTGCGACTATCCCAAACAACATTAGAAGTTAAAAATCCCATAAAAATAACAACAGCTAATACTCTAGAAATAATAGAAACTCTGGAATAACTCTTTATTTTATTCAAATACTTTCTTAGTGAGTCTTTTATACTACTATCGTTAATTGGTGCCCTAACTATAATAAACCCCAACACATTGTGTAATAACACTAACAGTATTGACATTACCAAAAGTACATTCCAATAAAATGCCTTCAAGTGGCCATCGAAAAAATCATAAAATACAATTAGTATGAGTGTCCATAATATACCCTCAAAAACGAGTTGTTTTTTTATCCCTTTTAAAACTGGATGGCTTCCTGAATACTTCATTTTATTTAGGCTTTCAATAGATTTTGAATTATCATTATCCATACTGTGATACTCAGGTTTTAAATTATCTAATTCCATAATTTTATTTTATTAATGTTTTTAATTTGTTTTTAATTCTATTTAAGCGTACGCCTACATTGTTTTTGGTAATACCCATAATATCTGCAATTTCTGAATGATCAACTCCATCTAAATACAATGAAATTATTGCTTTTTCTGCATCATCTAATTGCCTAATTCCTGAAAATAACCGTTCTCTATTAATGCTTTCATGCTTTTCTTCAAGTGGTAATTCTGGAATTTCTTTAACTTTGGATATAATAATTCTAGCTTTTCTAAAACTTGCCATGGCTGTATTTAATGCAATTCTATACATCCATGTGGTTACTTTAGAACGTCCCTCAAACTTGGGGTAAGCTCTAAATAACTGGTAAGTTATTTCTTGAAATAAGTCTTCCTTATCTTCCTTGCTATCACGATAGATATTACAAACCTTATGAATTAAAGCTTGATGCTTATGGATGATTTTTAAGAAATTTTCGTTTTGTGCAGGCACCTTTCTTATTTTTAATAGTAATTATTATTTATTTCCACATACGTTGTAGAAATGGTTAAATTATTACAGAAAGGGGTGTTTATTTTGGTTTGGGTTTGAAAAATCAGTGTTTTTGTTTAACGTTTTGGATATGGGCAGTTTCGTCGTGAGTTAACAACTAACTTTGCCAGTACACACCAAACTGAAAAATCCTCAAGGATTTTCAGAAGAAACGAGAACAAATAATTACTTATACCTTTGTTAGTGGTAGTTTTAAATTTGTATTTGTTTTGTTTTTCCGTTTATTGTGACAATTGCAATGGAACCTTCAATTTTCATAGTATCATACTCACAAGGAACAATTACTTTTCCATCCAGATTCATCAATCCATGTTTATTGTATTTTGAAACAAAGACAAAACTTCCTTCTATTTCAAACCTATCATATTCGCAAGGAATAATTGTTT from Flavivirga spongiicola encodes:
- a CDS encoding sigma-70 family RNA polymerase sigma factor, translating into MSNDFYTLSILPYSGIIIKICRAYTDSQEDFEDYYQEVCLQIWRSKDKFRGDSQWSTWIYRLSLNICLTLIRKKKKNRQHYASDYTLQNQVGEDNNFAFSDESLNLLYAAIKRLSELDRAIILLYLEEKPNKEIADIIGTTPNNIGVRVNRIKERLKKLLDGKIN
- a CDS encoding DNA-3-methyladenine glycosylase I, whose translation is MKTKYKCNWCVGDELYEVYHDEEWGKPVYDDDTLFEFLILETFQAGLSWITVLRKRENFRKAFDYFDYKKIANYKQDKIDLLLQDTGIIRNKLKVNATVTNAQAFIKVQEAFGSFSKYIWGFVDGKPIKNSYKTLKDVPANTPLSDTISKDLKKRGFKFVGTTVVYAHMQATGMVNDHVVDCFRYNEV
- a CDS encoding RNA polymerase sigma factor, with amino-acid sequence MPAQNENFLKIIHKHQALIHKVCNIYRDSKEDKEDLFQEITYQLFRAYPKFEGRSKVTTWMYRIALNTAMASFRKARIIISKVKEIPELPLEEKHESINRERLFSGIRQLDDAEKAIISLYLDGVDHSEIADIMGITKNNVGVRLNRIKNKLKTLIK